One genomic region from Lynx canadensis isolate LIC74 chromosome E1, mLynCan4.pri.v2, whole genome shotgun sequence encodes:
- the GPS1 gene encoding COP9 signalosome complex subunit 1 isoform X1, whose amino-acid sequence MRDSPAPSSASSSVTDLYCTPHSSRSDLFLPGTAGDFSLSASLSACTLLYEGAVEPMQIDVDPQEDPQNAPDVNYVVENPTLDLEQYAASYSGLMRIERLQFIADHCPPLRAEALKMALSFVQRTFNVDMYEEIHRKLSEATRELQNAPDSIPDSGVEPPPLDTAWVEATRKKALLKLEKLDTDLKNYKGNSIKESIRRGHDDLGDHYLDCGDLSNALKCYSRARDYCTSAKHVINMCLNVIKVSVYLQNWSHVLSYVSKAESTPEIAEQRGERDSQTQAILTKLKCAAGLAELAARKYKQAAKCFLLASFDHCDFPELLSPSNVAVYGGLCALATFDRQELQRNVISSSSFKLFLELEPQVRDIIFKFYESKYASCLKMLDEMKDNLLLDMYLAPHVRTLYTQIRNRALIQYFSPYVSADMHKMAAAFNTTVAALEDELTQLILEGLINARIDSHSKILYARDVDQRSTTFEKSLLMGKEFQRRAKAMILRAAVLRNQIHVKSPPREGSQGELTPANSQSRMSTNM is encoded by the exons ATGAGGGATAGCCCGGCCCCCAGCTCGGCCTCCTCGTCAGTGACAGATCTGTACTGCACCCCTCACAGCAGTAGGTCAGACCTCTTCCTGCCGGGCACGGCCGGGGACTTCAGCCTGAGCGCCAGCCTGTCGGCCTGTACGCTGCTTTATGAG GGGGCCGTGGAGCCCATGCAGATCGATGTGGATCCCCAGGAGGACCCGCAGAACGCACCCGATGTCAACTACGTGGTGGAGAACCCCACCCTG gaTCTGGAGCAGTATGCGGCCAGCTACAGCGGGCTTATGCGCATCGAACGGCTGCAGTTCATTGCTGACCACTGCCCCCCGCTGCGGGCGGAGGCCCTGAAGATGGCCCTCTCCTTCGTGCAGAGGACCTTCAACGTGGACATGTACGAAGAGATCCACCGGAAGCTCTCGGAGGCCACCAG GGAGCTGCAGAATGCGCCCGACAGCATCCCCGACAGTGGCGTGGAGCCGCCGCCCCTCGACACGGCCTGGGTGGAGGCCACGCGGAAGAAGGCCCTGCTGAAGCTGGAGAAACTGGACACGGACCTCAAGAACTACAAGGGCAACTCCATCAAGGAGAGTATCAG GCGCGGCCACGACGATCTGGGTGACCACTATCTTGACTGTGGGGACCTCAGCAACGCCCTCAAGTGTTACTCCCGGGCCCGGGACTACTGCACCAGCGCCAAGCACGTCATCAACATGTGCCTCAACGTCATCAAG GTCAGCGTCTACTTGCAGAACTGGTCTCACGTGCTCAGCTACGTCAGCAAGGCGGAGTCCACTCCTGAGATCGCCGAG CAGCGTGGGGAGCGGGACAGCCAGACCCAGGCTATCCTCACCAAGCTCAAGTGTGCTGCAG GCCTGGCCGAGTTGGCTGCTCGAAAGTACAAGCAGGCCGCCAAGTGCTTTTTGCTGGCTTCGTTCGATCACTGTGATTTCCCCGAG TTGCTTTCCCCCAGCAACGTGGCCGTCTATGGCGGCCTGTGCGCCCTGGCCACCTTTGACCGCCAGGAACTGCAGCGCAACGTCATTTCCAGCAG CTCTTTTAAGTTATTCTTGGAGTTGGAGCCACAGGTCCGGGACATCATCTTTAAATTCTACGAGTCCAAGTACGCCTCGTGCCTCAAGATGCTGGATGAGATGAAG GACAACCTGCTCTTGGACATGTACCTGGCTCCCCACGTCAGGACCCTCTATACCCAGATCCGCAACCGCGCCCTCATCCAG TACTTCAGCCCCTACGTGTCTGCTGATATGCACAAGATGGCCGCAGCCTTCAACACCACGGTGGCGGCCCTGGAGGACGAGCTGACTCAGCTCATCCTGGAGGGGCTCATCAACGCCCGCATCGACTCCCACAGCAAG ATCCTGTATGCCAGGGACGTGGATCAACGCAGCACCACGTTCGAGAAGTCCCTGCTGATGGGGAAGGAGTTCCAGCGTCGTGCCAAAGCCATGATCCTGCGGGCGGCCGTGCTGCGCAACCAGATCCATGTCAAG TCCCCTCCCCGCGAAGGGAGCCAAGGGGAGCTGACGCCGGCCAACAGCCAGTCGCGAATGAGCACCAACATGTGA
- the GPS1 gene encoding COP9 signalosome complex subunit 1 isoform X3, producing the protein MPLPVQVFNLQGAVEPMQIDVDPQEDPQNAPDVNYVVENPTLDLEQYAASYSGLMRIERLQFIADHCPPLRAEALKMALSFVQRTFNVDMYEEIHRKLSEATRELQNAPDSIPDSGVEPPPLDTAWVEATRKKALLKLEKLDTDLKNYKGNSIKESIRRGHDDLGDHYLDCGDLSNALKCYSRARDYCTSAKHVINMCLNVIKVSVYLQNWSHVLSYVSKAESTPEIAEQRGERDSQTQAILTKLKCAAGLAELAARKYKQAAKCFLLASFDHCDFPELLSPSNVAVYGGLCALATFDRQELQRNVISSSSFKLFLELEPQVRDIIFKFYESKYASCLKMLDEMKDNLLLDMYLAPHVRTLYTQIRNRALIQYFSPYVSADMHKMAAAFNTTVAALEDELTQLILEGLINARIDSHSKILYARDVDQRSTTFEKSLLMGKEFQRRAKAMILRAAVLRNQIHVKSPPREGSQGELTPANSQSRMSTNM; encoded by the exons ATGCCGCTGCCGGTTCAGGTGTTTAACTTGCAG GGGGCCGTGGAGCCCATGCAGATCGATGTGGATCCCCAGGAGGACCCGCAGAACGCACCCGATGTCAACTACGTGGTGGAGAACCCCACCCTG gaTCTGGAGCAGTATGCGGCCAGCTACAGCGGGCTTATGCGCATCGAACGGCTGCAGTTCATTGCTGACCACTGCCCCCCGCTGCGGGCGGAGGCCCTGAAGATGGCCCTCTCCTTCGTGCAGAGGACCTTCAACGTGGACATGTACGAAGAGATCCACCGGAAGCTCTCGGAGGCCACCAG GGAGCTGCAGAATGCGCCCGACAGCATCCCCGACAGTGGCGTGGAGCCGCCGCCCCTCGACACGGCCTGGGTGGAGGCCACGCGGAAGAAGGCCCTGCTGAAGCTGGAGAAACTGGACACGGACCTCAAGAACTACAAGGGCAACTCCATCAAGGAGAGTATCAG GCGCGGCCACGACGATCTGGGTGACCACTATCTTGACTGTGGGGACCTCAGCAACGCCCTCAAGTGTTACTCCCGGGCCCGGGACTACTGCACCAGCGCCAAGCACGTCATCAACATGTGCCTCAACGTCATCAAG GTCAGCGTCTACTTGCAGAACTGGTCTCACGTGCTCAGCTACGTCAGCAAGGCGGAGTCCACTCCTGAGATCGCCGAG CAGCGTGGGGAGCGGGACAGCCAGACCCAGGCTATCCTCACCAAGCTCAAGTGTGCTGCAG GCCTGGCCGAGTTGGCTGCTCGAAAGTACAAGCAGGCCGCCAAGTGCTTTTTGCTGGCTTCGTTCGATCACTGTGATTTCCCCGAG TTGCTTTCCCCCAGCAACGTGGCCGTCTATGGCGGCCTGTGCGCCCTGGCCACCTTTGACCGCCAGGAACTGCAGCGCAACGTCATTTCCAGCAG CTCTTTTAAGTTATTCTTGGAGTTGGAGCCACAGGTCCGGGACATCATCTTTAAATTCTACGAGTCCAAGTACGCCTCGTGCCTCAAGATGCTGGATGAGATGAAG GACAACCTGCTCTTGGACATGTACCTGGCTCCCCACGTCAGGACCCTCTATACCCAGATCCGCAACCGCGCCCTCATCCAG TACTTCAGCCCCTACGTGTCTGCTGATATGCACAAGATGGCCGCAGCCTTCAACACCACGGTGGCGGCCCTGGAGGACGAGCTGACTCAGCTCATCCTGGAGGGGCTCATCAACGCCCGCATCGACTCCCACAGCAAG ATCCTGTATGCCAGGGACGTGGATCAACGCAGCACCACGTTCGAGAAGTCCCTGCTGATGGGGAAGGAGTTCCAGCGTCGTGCCAAAGCCATGATCCTGCGGGCGGCCGTGCTGCGCAACCAGATCCATGTCAAG TCCCCTCCCCGCGAAGGGAGCCAAGGGGAGCTGACGCCGGCCAACAGCCAGTCGCGAATGAGCACCAACATGTGA
- the RFNG gene encoding beta-1,3-N-acetylglucosaminyltransferase radical fringe isoform X1 has translation MSRARGALCRACLALAAALAALLLLPLPLPLPRAPAPAPTPGPGPRAPPARLATAPRLRPDDVFIAVKTTQKNHGPRLGLLLRTWISRARQQTFIFTDGDDPELQLQGGSHVINTNCSAVHTRQALCCKMAVEYDKFIESGRKWFCHVDDDNYVNPEGLLQLLSTFSPSQDVYLGRPSLDHPIEAAERVQGGGTVTTVKFWFATGGAGFCLSRGLALKMSPWASLGSFMSTAERVRLPDDCTVGYIVEGLLGARLLPSSLFHSHLENLQRLPPDAVLQQRTGPWQQAPAQAASAVADRAGGRARWLEQGCPRTCASHPPEPDASLVFCVTLSYGGPENPRNVVNVAGGFSLQQDPTRFKSVHCLLYPDTDWCPVHKQSDLVSR, from the exons ATGAGCCGTGCGCGGGGGGCGCTGTGCCGGGCCTGCCTCGCGCTGGCCGCGGCCCTGGCcgcgctgctgctgctgccgctgccgctgccgctgccccGCGCGCCGGCCCCGGCCCCGACCCCGGGCCCCGGCCCGCGCGCGCCCCCCGCCCGACTCGCCACCGCCCCCCGCTTGCGGCCGGACGACGTCTTCATCGCGGTCAAGACCACCCAGAAGAACCACGGGCCACGCCTCGGGCTGCTGCTGCGCACCTGGATCTCCCGGGCCCGCCAGCAG ACATTCATCTTCACTGATGGGGATGACCCTGAGCTACAGCTCCAGGGAG GCAGCCACGTAATCAACACCAACTGCTCGGCCGTGCACACCCGTCAGGCGCTATGCTGTAAGATGGCCGTGGAGTACGACAAGTTCATCGAGTCCGGACGCAA gtGGTTCTGCCATGTGGATGACGACAACTACGTGAACCCCGAAGGCCTGCTCCAGCTGCTGTCCACTTTCTCGCCCAGCCAGGATGTCTACCTGGGGCGGCCCAGCCTCGACCACCCCATTGAGGCCGCCGAGAGAGTCCAGGGAGGCGGAACT GTGACCACTGTCAAGTTCTGGTTCGCTACCGGTGGGGCCGGGTTCTGCCTGAGCAGAGGGCTCGCTCTGAAGATGAGCCCCTGGGCCAG CCTGGGCAGCTTCATGAGCACTGCTGAGCGGGTGCGGCTGCCGGACGACTGCACGGTGGGCTACATCGTGGAGGGGCTGCTGGGTGCTCGCCTGCTGCCTAGCTCACTCTTCCACTCCCACCTGGAGAACCTGCAGAGGCTGCCGCCTGACGCCGTGCTGCAGCAG CGGACGGGCCCATGGCAGCAGGCGCCAGCCCAGGCGGCGAGTGCCGTCGCAGACCGGGCCGGAGGAAGGGCCAGGTGGCTTGAGCAGGGCTGCCCCCGCACGTGCGCCAGCCACCCTCCTGAGCCGGATGCCAGCCTCGTCTTCTGC GTCACCTTGAGCTACGGGGGTCCTGAGAACCCACGTAACGTGGTGAATGTGGCAGGAGGCTTCAGCCTGCAGCAGGATCCCACTCG GTTTAAGTCTGTCCACTGCCTTCTCTACCCGGACACGGACTGGTGTCCCGTGCACAAGCAGAGTGACCTCGTCTCTCGGTGA
- the GPS1 gene encoding COP9 signalosome complex subunit 1 isoform X2 → MRDSPAPSSASSSVTDLYCTPHSSRSDLFLPGTAGDFSLSASLSACTLLYEGAVEPMQIDVDPQEDPQNAPDVNYVVENPTLDLEQYAASYSGLMRIERLQFIADHCPPLRAEALKMALSFVQRTFNVDMYEEIHRKLSEATRELQNAPDSIPDSGVEPPPLDTAWVEATRKKALLKLEKLDTDLKNYKGNSIKESIRRGHDDLGDHYLDCGDLSNALKCYSRARDYCTSAKHVINMCLNVIKVSVYLQNWSHVLSYVSKAESTPEIAERGERDSQTQAILTKLKCAAGLAELAARKYKQAAKCFLLASFDHCDFPELLSPSNVAVYGGLCALATFDRQELQRNVISSSSFKLFLELEPQVRDIIFKFYESKYASCLKMLDEMKDNLLLDMYLAPHVRTLYTQIRNRALIQYFSPYVSADMHKMAAAFNTTVAALEDELTQLILEGLINARIDSHSKILYARDVDQRSTTFEKSLLMGKEFQRRAKAMILRAAVLRNQIHVKSPPREGSQGELTPANSQSRMSTNM, encoded by the exons ATGAGGGATAGCCCGGCCCCCAGCTCGGCCTCCTCGTCAGTGACAGATCTGTACTGCACCCCTCACAGCAGTAGGTCAGACCTCTTCCTGCCGGGCACGGCCGGGGACTTCAGCCTGAGCGCCAGCCTGTCGGCCTGTACGCTGCTTTATGAG GGGGCCGTGGAGCCCATGCAGATCGATGTGGATCCCCAGGAGGACCCGCAGAACGCACCCGATGTCAACTACGTGGTGGAGAACCCCACCCTG gaTCTGGAGCAGTATGCGGCCAGCTACAGCGGGCTTATGCGCATCGAACGGCTGCAGTTCATTGCTGACCACTGCCCCCCGCTGCGGGCGGAGGCCCTGAAGATGGCCCTCTCCTTCGTGCAGAGGACCTTCAACGTGGACATGTACGAAGAGATCCACCGGAAGCTCTCGGAGGCCACCAG GGAGCTGCAGAATGCGCCCGACAGCATCCCCGACAGTGGCGTGGAGCCGCCGCCCCTCGACACGGCCTGGGTGGAGGCCACGCGGAAGAAGGCCCTGCTGAAGCTGGAGAAACTGGACACGGACCTCAAGAACTACAAGGGCAACTCCATCAAGGAGAGTATCAG GCGCGGCCACGACGATCTGGGTGACCACTATCTTGACTGTGGGGACCTCAGCAACGCCCTCAAGTGTTACTCCCGGGCCCGGGACTACTGCACCAGCGCCAAGCACGTCATCAACATGTGCCTCAACGTCATCAAG GTCAGCGTCTACTTGCAGAACTGGTCTCACGTGCTCAGCTACGTCAGCAAGGCGGAGTCCACTCCTGAGATCGCCGAG CGTGGGGAGCGGGACAGCCAGACCCAGGCTATCCTCACCAAGCTCAAGTGTGCTGCAG GCCTGGCCGAGTTGGCTGCTCGAAAGTACAAGCAGGCCGCCAAGTGCTTTTTGCTGGCTTCGTTCGATCACTGTGATTTCCCCGAG TTGCTTTCCCCCAGCAACGTGGCCGTCTATGGCGGCCTGTGCGCCCTGGCCACCTTTGACCGCCAGGAACTGCAGCGCAACGTCATTTCCAGCAG CTCTTTTAAGTTATTCTTGGAGTTGGAGCCACAGGTCCGGGACATCATCTTTAAATTCTACGAGTCCAAGTACGCCTCGTGCCTCAAGATGCTGGATGAGATGAAG GACAACCTGCTCTTGGACATGTACCTGGCTCCCCACGTCAGGACCCTCTATACCCAGATCCGCAACCGCGCCCTCATCCAG TACTTCAGCCCCTACGTGTCTGCTGATATGCACAAGATGGCCGCAGCCTTCAACACCACGGTGGCGGCCCTGGAGGACGAGCTGACTCAGCTCATCCTGGAGGGGCTCATCAACGCCCGCATCGACTCCCACAGCAAG ATCCTGTATGCCAGGGACGTGGATCAACGCAGCACCACGTTCGAGAAGTCCCTGCTGATGGGGAAGGAGTTCCAGCGTCGTGCCAAAGCCATGATCCTGCGGGCGGCCGTGCTGCGCAACCAGATCCATGTCAAG TCCCCTCCCCGCGAAGGGAGCCAAGGGGAGCTGACGCCGGCCAACAGCCAGTCGCGAATGAGCACCAACATGTGA
- the GPS1 gene encoding COP9 signalosome complex subunit 1 isoform X5, producing the protein MQIDVDPQEDPQNAPDVNYVVENPTLDLEQYAASYSGLMRIERLQFIADHCPPLRAEALKMALSFVQRTFNVDMYEEIHRKLSEATRELQNAPDSIPDSGVEPPPLDTAWVEATRKKALLKLEKLDTDLKNYKGNSIKESIRRGHDDLGDHYLDCGDLSNALKCYSRARDYCTSAKHVINMCLNVIKVSVYLQNWSHVLSYVSKAESTPEIAEQRGERDSQTQAILTKLKCAAGLAELAARKYKQAAKCFLLASFDHCDFPELLSPSNVAVYGGLCALATFDRQELQRNVISSSSFKLFLELEPQVRDIIFKFYESKYASCLKMLDEMKDNLLLDMYLAPHVRTLYTQIRNRALIQYFSPYVSADMHKMAAAFNTTVAALEDELTQLILEGLINARIDSHSKILYARDVDQRSTTFEKSLLMGKEFQRRAKAMILRAAVLRNQIHVKSPPREGSQGELTPANSQSRMSTNM; encoded by the exons ATGCAGATCGATGTGGATCCCCAGGAGGACCCGCAGAACGCACCCGATGTCAACTACGTGGTGGAGAACCCCACCCTG gaTCTGGAGCAGTATGCGGCCAGCTACAGCGGGCTTATGCGCATCGAACGGCTGCAGTTCATTGCTGACCACTGCCCCCCGCTGCGGGCGGAGGCCCTGAAGATGGCCCTCTCCTTCGTGCAGAGGACCTTCAACGTGGACATGTACGAAGAGATCCACCGGAAGCTCTCGGAGGCCACCAG GGAGCTGCAGAATGCGCCCGACAGCATCCCCGACAGTGGCGTGGAGCCGCCGCCCCTCGACACGGCCTGGGTGGAGGCCACGCGGAAGAAGGCCCTGCTGAAGCTGGAGAAACTGGACACGGACCTCAAGAACTACAAGGGCAACTCCATCAAGGAGAGTATCAG GCGCGGCCACGACGATCTGGGTGACCACTATCTTGACTGTGGGGACCTCAGCAACGCCCTCAAGTGTTACTCCCGGGCCCGGGACTACTGCACCAGCGCCAAGCACGTCATCAACATGTGCCTCAACGTCATCAAG GTCAGCGTCTACTTGCAGAACTGGTCTCACGTGCTCAGCTACGTCAGCAAGGCGGAGTCCACTCCTGAGATCGCCGAG CAGCGTGGGGAGCGGGACAGCCAGACCCAGGCTATCCTCACCAAGCTCAAGTGTGCTGCAG GCCTGGCCGAGTTGGCTGCTCGAAAGTACAAGCAGGCCGCCAAGTGCTTTTTGCTGGCTTCGTTCGATCACTGTGATTTCCCCGAG TTGCTTTCCCCCAGCAACGTGGCCGTCTATGGCGGCCTGTGCGCCCTGGCCACCTTTGACCGCCAGGAACTGCAGCGCAACGTCATTTCCAGCAG CTCTTTTAAGTTATTCTTGGAGTTGGAGCCACAGGTCCGGGACATCATCTTTAAATTCTACGAGTCCAAGTACGCCTCGTGCCTCAAGATGCTGGATGAGATGAAG GACAACCTGCTCTTGGACATGTACCTGGCTCCCCACGTCAGGACCCTCTATACCCAGATCCGCAACCGCGCCCTCATCCAG TACTTCAGCCCCTACGTGTCTGCTGATATGCACAAGATGGCCGCAGCCTTCAACACCACGGTGGCGGCCCTGGAGGACGAGCTGACTCAGCTCATCCTGGAGGGGCTCATCAACGCCCGCATCGACTCCCACAGCAAG ATCCTGTATGCCAGGGACGTGGATCAACGCAGCACCACGTTCGAGAAGTCCCTGCTGATGGGGAAGGAGTTCCAGCGTCGTGCCAAAGCCATGATCCTGCGGGCGGCCGTGCTGCGCAACCAGATCCATGTCAAG TCCCCTCCCCGCGAAGGGAGCCAAGGGGAGCTGACGCCGGCCAACAGCCAGTCGCGAATGAGCACCAACATGTGA
- the GPS1 gene encoding COP9 signalosome complex subunit 1 isoform X4 encodes MPLPVQVFNLQGAVEPMQIDVDPQEDPQNAPDVNYVVENPTLDLEQYAASYSGLMRIERLQFIADHCPPLRAEALKMALSFVQRTFNVDMYEEIHRKLSEATRELQNAPDSIPDSGVEPPPLDTAWVEATRKKALLKLEKLDTDLKNYKGNSIKESIRRGHDDLGDHYLDCGDLSNALKCYSRARDYCTSAKHVINMCLNVIKVSVYLQNWSHVLSYVSKAESTPEIAERGERDSQTQAILTKLKCAAGLAELAARKYKQAAKCFLLASFDHCDFPELLSPSNVAVYGGLCALATFDRQELQRNVISSSSFKLFLELEPQVRDIIFKFYESKYASCLKMLDEMKDNLLLDMYLAPHVRTLYTQIRNRALIQYFSPYVSADMHKMAAAFNTTVAALEDELTQLILEGLINARIDSHSKILYARDVDQRSTTFEKSLLMGKEFQRRAKAMILRAAVLRNQIHVKSPPREGSQGELTPANSQSRMSTNM; translated from the exons ATGCCGCTGCCGGTTCAGGTGTTTAACTTGCAG GGGGCCGTGGAGCCCATGCAGATCGATGTGGATCCCCAGGAGGACCCGCAGAACGCACCCGATGTCAACTACGTGGTGGAGAACCCCACCCTG gaTCTGGAGCAGTATGCGGCCAGCTACAGCGGGCTTATGCGCATCGAACGGCTGCAGTTCATTGCTGACCACTGCCCCCCGCTGCGGGCGGAGGCCCTGAAGATGGCCCTCTCCTTCGTGCAGAGGACCTTCAACGTGGACATGTACGAAGAGATCCACCGGAAGCTCTCGGAGGCCACCAG GGAGCTGCAGAATGCGCCCGACAGCATCCCCGACAGTGGCGTGGAGCCGCCGCCCCTCGACACGGCCTGGGTGGAGGCCACGCGGAAGAAGGCCCTGCTGAAGCTGGAGAAACTGGACACGGACCTCAAGAACTACAAGGGCAACTCCATCAAGGAGAGTATCAG GCGCGGCCACGACGATCTGGGTGACCACTATCTTGACTGTGGGGACCTCAGCAACGCCCTCAAGTGTTACTCCCGGGCCCGGGACTACTGCACCAGCGCCAAGCACGTCATCAACATGTGCCTCAACGTCATCAAG GTCAGCGTCTACTTGCAGAACTGGTCTCACGTGCTCAGCTACGTCAGCAAGGCGGAGTCCACTCCTGAGATCGCCGAG CGTGGGGAGCGGGACAGCCAGACCCAGGCTATCCTCACCAAGCTCAAGTGTGCTGCAG GCCTGGCCGAGTTGGCTGCTCGAAAGTACAAGCAGGCCGCCAAGTGCTTTTTGCTGGCTTCGTTCGATCACTGTGATTTCCCCGAG TTGCTTTCCCCCAGCAACGTGGCCGTCTATGGCGGCCTGTGCGCCCTGGCCACCTTTGACCGCCAGGAACTGCAGCGCAACGTCATTTCCAGCAG CTCTTTTAAGTTATTCTTGGAGTTGGAGCCACAGGTCCGGGACATCATCTTTAAATTCTACGAGTCCAAGTACGCCTCGTGCCTCAAGATGCTGGATGAGATGAAG GACAACCTGCTCTTGGACATGTACCTGGCTCCCCACGTCAGGACCCTCTATACCCAGATCCGCAACCGCGCCCTCATCCAG TACTTCAGCCCCTACGTGTCTGCTGATATGCACAAGATGGCCGCAGCCTTCAACACCACGGTGGCGGCCCTGGAGGACGAGCTGACTCAGCTCATCCTGGAGGGGCTCATCAACGCCCGCATCGACTCCCACAGCAAG ATCCTGTATGCCAGGGACGTGGATCAACGCAGCACCACGTTCGAGAAGTCCCTGCTGATGGGGAAGGAGTTCCAGCGTCGTGCCAAAGCCATGATCCTGCGGGCGGCCGTGCTGCGCAACCAGATCCATGTCAAG TCCCCTCCCCGCGAAGGGAGCCAAGGGGAGCTGACGCCGGCCAACAGCCAGTCGCGAATGAGCACCAACATGTGA
- the RFNG gene encoding beta-1,3-N-acetylglucosaminyltransferase radical fringe isoform X2: protein MSRARGALCRACLALAAALAALLLLPLPLPLPRAPAPAPTPGPGPRAPPARLATAPRLRPDDVFIAVKTTQKNHGPRLGLLLRTWISRARQQTFIFTDGDDPELQLQGGSHVINTNCSAVHTRQALCCKMAVEYDKFIESGRKWFCHVDDDNYVNPEGLLQLLSTFSPSQDVYLGRPSLDHPIEAAERVQGGGTVTTVKFWFATGGAGFCLSRGLALKMSPWASLGSFMSTAERVRLPDDCTVGYIVEGLLGARLLPSSLFHSHLENLQRLPPDAVLQQVTLSYGGPENPRNVVNVAGGFSLQQDPTRFKSVHCLLYPDTDWCPVHKQSDLVSR from the exons ATGAGCCGTGCGCGGGGGGCGCTGTGCCGGGCCTGCCTCGCGCTGGCCGCGGCCCTGGCcgcgctgctgctgctgccgctgccgctgccgctgccccGCGCGCCGGCCCCGGCCCCGACCCCGGGCCCCGGCCCGCGCGCGCCCCCCGCCCGACTCGCCACCGCCCCCCGCTTGCGGCCGGACGACGTCTTCATCGCGGTCAAGACCACCCAGAAGAACCACGGGCCACGCCTCGGGCTGCTGCTGCGCACCTGGATCTCCCGGGCCCGCCAGCAG ACATTCATCTTCACTGATGGGGATGACCCTGAGCTACAGCTCCAGGGAG GCAGCCACGTAATCAACACCAACTGCTCGGCCGTGCACACCCGTCAGGCGCTATGCTGTAAGATGGCCGTGGAGTACGACAAGTTCATCGAGTCCGGACGCAA gtGGTTCTGCCATGTGGATGACGACAACTACGTGAACCCCGAAGGCCTGCTCCAGCTGCTGTCCACTTTCTCGCCCAGCCAGGATGTCTACCTGGGGCGGCCCAGCCTCGACCACCCCATTGAGGCCGCCGAGAGAGTCCAGGGAGGCGGAACT GTGACCACTGTCAAGTTCTGGTTCGCTACCGGTGGGGCCGGGTTCTGCCTGAGCAGAGGGCTCGCTCTGAAGATGAGCCCCTGGGCCAG CCTGGGCAGCTTCATGAGCACTGCTGAGCGGGTGCGGCTGCCGGACGACTGCACGGTGGGCTACATCGTGGAGGGGCTGCTGGGTGCTCGCCTGCTGCCTAGCTCACTCTTCCACTCCCACCTGGAGAACCTGCAGAGGCTGCCGCCTGACGCCGTGCTGCAGCAG GTCACCTTGAGCTACGGGGGTCCTGAGAACCCACGTAACGTGGTGAATGTGGCAGGAGGCTTCAGCCTGCAGCAGGATCCCACTCG GTTTAAGTCTGTCCACTGCCTTCTCTACCCGGACACGGACTGGTGTCCCGTGCACAAGCAGAGTGACCTCGTCTCTCGGTGA